In the Thermodesulfobacteriota bacterium genome, TCCGGACGGGGCGCCCCGGGTCTCCCAGGAGGATGCCGACGTTGTCCCAATCCGCGCCGTGAGCGAACGGATAATGGTCGTCGAGCGCCCGCCACACGTCCCTCACGGCGACGGGGGCCGGACTCATCCCCCCACCCTGCGCGCAGAACCGGCCGTGCGATGCAACGTCGTAGCTTCTTCAATCATTGGTGGGCCCACCTGGCCTCGAACCAGGGACCGACCGGTTATGAGCCGGTGGCTCTGACCAACTGAGCTATGGGCCCGAATCGGTGTTTCCATGCGCAAACGCATATCCCGTCTATTCGAGGAACGTCCGCAGCCGCTTGCTGCGGCTCGGATGCCGCAGCTTCCGCAGCGCCTTCGCCTCGATCTGCCGGATCCGCTCCCGCGTCACCTCGAAGTCCTGGCCGACCTCCTCGAGGGTGTGGTCCGACTTCTCCCCGATCCCGAAGCGCATCCGCAGGACCCGCTCCTCCCTCGGCGTCAGGCTGCCCAGCACCTTGTCCACCTGCTCCGCGAGGTCGATGTTGATCACCGAGTCCACCGGAGAGGCGGTGTTCTTGTCCTCGATGAAATCGCCGAGGTGGCTGTCCTCCTCCTCCCCGATCGGCGTCTCGAGGGAGATGGGCTCCTTGGCGATCTTCAGGACCTTGCGGACCTTCTCGAGCGGGATGTCCATCCGCTCCGCGATCTCCTCGGGGGACGGCTCGCGCCCCAGCTCCTGGACCAGGTACCGCGACGTGCGGATCAGCTTGTTGATCGTCTCGATCATGTGGACCGGGATCCGGATGGTGCGCGCCTGGTCGGCGATCGCCCGGGTGATCGCCTGGCGGATCCACCAGGTCGCGTACGTGGAGAACTTGTACCCCCTCCGGTACTCGAACTTGTCCACGGCCTTCATCAGCCCGATGTTCCCCTCCTGGATCAGGTCGAGGAACTGCAGCCCGCGGTTCGTGTACTTCTTCGCGATCGACACCACCAGCCGGAGGTTCGCCTCGACCAGCTCCCGCTTGGCCTCGCGGACCTTCCGCTCGCCCCGCTCGATCGAGGACAGCGTCACCTTGATCTCGGGGGCGGAGAGGCCCGCCTCGCGCTCCACCTTCCGGATCGCGTTCCGGGATTCCTTGAGGGCCGTCTCGTACTCGAGCAGCCTGTCCTTCTTCACGTGGTACTTCGAGGCGGCCTTCGCCAGCCCGTCCTTCTGCTCCCGGATCTCCTTGAATACGCGCAGCAGCTCCTTCTCGGGATCCTTCACCTTCCCGGGGAGCTTCACCCGGTCGCAGACCTCCCGGATGCACGCCTCCGCGGCCTCCACCAGGTCGGCGTACCGGCGGATCTTGTCGCCGATGACCTCGATCTGCCGCTCCTTCAGGTGGATCTCCTGGATCGACTCCACCACCCGGTCGTGCAGCGCCGCGACCTTGGACTTCAGGAGCGTCCGCTCCTTCTCCGGGAGCCCGCCCTTCTTCAGGCGCTGCTCGATCTCGACGGCGCTCTGGTGGGTCCGGCGGATCCGCAGCACGATCCGCAGCACCTTGTCCAGCGCCGCCTTCTCCTCCTCCTCGGTCGACTCCTCGTCGAGGTCCTTGATGACGTCGCGGATCAGGATCTCGCCGTTGCGGAGCTTGTCGCCCAGCCGGAACAGCTCGTCGAGGGCGATGGAGCAGCTCTTCACGGAGGACACGATCTCCCGCTCCCCGTCCTCGATCCGCTTGGCGAGCGTCACCTCGCCCTCGCGGTTCAGCAGCGGGATGGAGCCCATCTCCTTGAGGTACAGGCGGACGGGGTCGTTCCCCTTGATCCCGCCCGGATACTCGAACTCCTCCTCGACGGCCGGCTCCTCCTCGACGGCGGCCTCTTCCTCCTCCTCTTCCGCCGCCGCCTCCTCGCCGAGCAGGAGGTTCGCGACGGGGATCGGGACCTTCTGGTAGTCGTCCACGACCTCGATGGAGTTCTCTCCGAAGATCTCCATGACGTCGTCGATCTGGTCCCCCGTGAGCACGTTGGGGGGCAGGACGCTGTTCAGCTCGTCGTAGGTGACGAACCCCTGCGCGCGCCCCTTTTCGACCAGGCCGTCGATGCCGTCGGGTGCTTTCCGCCTCGCCATCTTTCGATTCACCTCGTCATCGGGATCTGCGTTCCGATTCCAGCCGTTCCTTTTCCTTCTTCGCGGCCAGCACGCCCGCAAGGAGGGAGACCTTCTCCTCCTCGGACCGCGCGGCCTTCATCCGCTCCTGCAGCGTCTCGATCTCCCGCTGCCGCGCCCGGATGCGCAGCGCCAACAGCGCCGCGGGATACCGAGTCCGCGCTTCCCCCTCCGGGAAATCGGCCCGCACGATCTCGGCCGACAGGCGTTTCCTGAGCGCTTCGGGAAGCCGCTCCTCCATCAGCGCGACCGCGCCCTCCGCCGCTCCCCGCTCCGAAAGCTCCGCCAGCCGCCCGGCCAGCTCCCGGGCCTCCACGTCGGTCAGCAGGGCGAAGGCCCCGTCCTCGCGGGCATCGCGCGCCAGCGACGGGTCCGCGGCCAGGAGCTGCAGCAGGAGGCTCTCCTCCGGAAGGGGATCGGGCGCCCCGGCCGGGGATTCCGCCGGAGGGGGCTGCCCCTTCTCCGCCTGCCCGATCTGCCGATGGATCGTCTCCGCCGGGAGACCGGTCTTCTGCGCCACCCGCTGGACGTACAGCTCCCGCTCCGCGGGGGCGACGATCCATCGCAGGTACTTGTCCATCAGCCTCACGTAGGAAAGTTTTCCGGAAATGGACTCGAGATCGTATTTCCGGGAAACCCCCCGCTCGATGTATTCCATCAGGGGCCCCGCACCCTCGATCCTGAGGACGATCTCCCCGGCCGGAGCCGCCTTCGCCCAGTCGTCCGGGTCCATCCCCTTCGGGGGGAAAAGGACTCTGGGGCTGACTCCGGCTGCGTAAAGCGGTCCCCCGGATCTCACGGCGGCCATCTTCCCGGCGACGTCTCCGTCGTAGAATAGGATGACGTTCTCGGACAACCGCTTCAGGGTCCGGGCATGAAACTCCGTCAGCGCGGTCCCGCAGGTCGCCACGACGCTCCGGATCCCTTTCTGCCACAGGCCGATCAGGTCCATGTACCCCTCGACCACCACCACCCGCCCGTCGCTCCGGATCGAGGGGAGCGCCTGGTGCAGGCCGTACAGCAGCGAGCTTTTCCGGTACAGCTCCGACTCCGGGGAATTCAGATACTTCGGGACCGCGTCGTCGACCGCCCTCCCGCCGAACCCGCAGATGCGCCCGCGCGAGTCCGCGACCGGGAAAAGGACCCGTCCCCGGAACCGCTCGCGGTGCCCCCGGTCGGAGGAGACCAGGAGCCCGGCCGCCTCCGCGCGGGCGGGATCGATCCCCGCCTTCTTCAGGGCCGCCATCAGCTCCCCGCCGTGCCCCGCCCATCCGAGGGCGAATTCCCGCTCCGCCTCCGGCGTGATCCCGCGCCGCTTCAGGAACTCGCGCCCCGCCTTCCCCGATGGGGATTGCAAAAGCTCGCGGTACGTTTCCGACGCCAGCCGGAGGATGGCCCAGAGATCCTCCTTCGGACGGAACCGGGCGGCACCCCCTTCGTACCGGACCGTGACGCCGTACCGCTCGGCCAGCTCCTCCACCGCGTCGGAGAAGGAGAGGCTGCGCGACTTCATCAGAAAATCGATCACCGACCCCCCCTCCCCGCAGCCGAAGCACTTGTAGGCCTGGCGGGTGGGATGGACGAAGAAGGACGGCGTCTTTTCGCGGTGGAACGGGCAGAGCCCGCGGTAGTTCGCCCCGGCGCGGCTCAAGGGCACCGTCTCGGAAATCACCTCGACGATTTCCGCGCGGTCTCTCACTTCCCGGATCGTGGATTCGGAAATACGTCCTCCCACGGCTCTCCTTGAAGCGGAATCCGCCTCGCGCCCGGTCCCTGGGGGGAGCGGTTCGAAAAAAAAAGCGCCCGGCGATGCCGCCGGCGCGGAAAGCTCCCTTGCCCCCCTATCCGGCGAGGAGGCGCCGGACCGTGTCGTTGACCGCCTTGCCGTCCGCGCGGCCCGCAACCTTCGGCATGACGGCCTTCATGAGCCGCCCCATGTCCGCGGGCCCCTTCGCCCCCGTCTCCGCGATCGCCTCGCGGACGAGCGCCTCGATCTCCCCCGGGGAGAGCGCCTGCGGGAGGTACCGCTCGAGCACGGCGATCTCGGACTTCTCCTTCTCCGCAAGCTCGGGCCGGTTCCCCTGCAGGAACAGCTCGATCGATTCCCGCCGCTGCTTGACCATCGCCGCGATCACCTTGAGGACTCCCTCCTCGGGAAGCTCCGAGCCCGAAGAGATCTCCTTCCGCGTGACCGCGTCGATCTCGCGGTTCTTGATGGCGGCAACCGCCATCCGCAAAGCAGAAAGGGCCAAGGAGTCGCGCTCCTTGGCCGCCTTCTGCATGTCCTGCCGGATCTGTTCCCTGGTTCCCAAGGTTACCGGCTGCTCATCTTCTTCATTTTCTTCAAGGCCCGTTTCCTGGCCGCCAGCGTCTTCTTCTTCTTCTTGACGCTGGGCTTCTCGTAGTGCTCGCGCTTTCGGATCTCCGACAGGATCCCGGCCTTTTCGCACTGTTTCTTGAAACGCTTCAGGACGCTCTCGAAGGGCTCCTCTTCCTTCACTCGGACGCCCGGCATGTAGGAATCACCCCTTCCGGTGCAACGTGACTGCCGAAAATCCTTTTATCTTACCCTATTTGCTCCCCCCGTCAAGGAGGAAAACCGTCCTTTCCCGACCCTCACCCGTACCGGCAGAGGTACGCCGTCTGCCCTTCCGCCTTCACCTCGAACGTCACCCCCGCGGGCACCTCGAAGGTCTCGCCGGGCCCAGCCGCGAGCCACGGCTGCCCCGGCAGCCGATACCGGAGGGCGCCCGCCACCACGGTCATCCGTTCCCGCTGCGAGGTCCCGAACGCGTACTCCCCCGGCTCGATGACCCCCACCGTCGCGTCGCCGACGGCATCCGAAAATCCCAGCGACTGCACCTTGTCGTCGAAATAGCGGTTGTGCCGCATCGCGTCCGCCCCTTCAGCCCATCTTGTGATCGAGGGGCCGGCCGCCGATCAGGTGGAAATGCAGGTGCGGGACGACCTGCCCTCCCTGCTCCCCGTTGTTGATCACGATCCGGTAGCCGGTCTCCGCGACGCCCTTGTCGTTGGCGATCTTCGCCGCCAGGCGCAGCGCCTTCCCCAGCATGGGGGCGTCGGCCTTCCCCACCTCGTTGAGGTTCTGCATGTGCTCCTTGGGAACGATGAGCACGTGCACCGGCGCGACCGGTTGTATGTCGGCGAAGGCGACCAGGTCGTGGTCCTCGTAGATGGGCTGCGCCGGAACTTCCTTCCGTGCGATCTTGCAGAAAATGCAGTCGTCGCTCATTCGGTCTTCCCCCCTCGCCGATATGCGCTGCGATAGAAACAGCTCCGTTCCCCGGTGTGGCACGCGGGTCCCTGCTGGCGGACGCGGTACAGGATCGTGTCGACGTCGCAGTCGTAGAGGACCTCCTCGACGTCCTGGAAGTGCCCCGAGGTCTCCCCCTTCACCCAGAGCGACTTCCTCGAGCGGCTCCAGTAGGTCGCGTGCCCCGAGGAGAACGTGTTGCGGATCGCCTCCCCGTTCGCCCACGCCACCATGAGGACGGCGTTGTCCGTCACGTCCTGCGTCACGACGGGCACGAGCCCCCGCTCGTCGAACTTCACGATCCCGATCAGCTCCTCGGCCTTCATCGCTCCTCCGTCACCCCCCGGCCCGCCGTCCCTTGCCCGCCGCCGGAGGCGACGGACGGCCGGACGGAAACCCCGCGGCTTCTCAGGTACCGCCTTGCGTCCTCCACGGTATGCTCCGCGAAATGGAAAATGGAGGCGGCCAGCACCGCGTCCGCGCCTCCCGCCGTCAATCCCTCCAGCAGGTGCTCCAGCGTCCCCACGCCGCCGGAGGCGATCACGGGGATCCCCACGGCGTCGACGACGGCCCGCGTCAGCGGGATGTCGTACCCGTCGCGCGTCCCGTCCCGGTCCATGCTGGTCAGCAGGATCTCGCCCGCCCCCAGCTCCTCCATCCGGCGCGCCCATTCCACGGCGGGGATCCCGGCGGGCTTCCGCCCGCCGTGGGTGTACACCTCCCACTCCCCGGGCCTTCCGGGAACCGCCCGGGCGTCGATCGCCACGACCGTGCACTGGCTTCCGAACCGCTCGGCCGAGAGCCGCACCAGCTCCGGATCGTTCACCGCGGCCGTGTTGATCGACACCTTGTCGGCCCCCGCCAGCAGGAGCGCCCGGATGTCGTCGATCGTCCGGACTCCCCCTCCGACCGTCAGCGGCATGAAGACCTGCTCCGCCGTCTTCCGCACGACGTCGATCAGGATGTCCCGCTTCTCGTGCGACGCGGTGATGTCGAGGAAGACCAGCTCGTCGGCCTCCTCCCGGTCGTACCGCGCCGCGATCTCCACGGGGTCTCCCGCGTCGCGCAGGTCCACGAAGCGGACCCCCTTGACGACCCGCCCGCCCCGGACGTCGAGGCACGGGATGATGCGCTTGGCCAGCATTCCCCGGCCTACCTCCGCTCCGCCTTCAGCGCTTCGGCCAGGTCGATCGACCCGTCGTAGAGGGCGCGGCCGATGATCGCGCCGCTCACCCCCTCGCCTTCCATCGCCCGGAGCGCGCGGACGTCGTCGAGCGTCGTCACGCCGCCCGAGGCGATCACCGGAACGGACACGCCCTTCGCGAATTCCCGGATGGCGTCGAAGTTGGGGCCCACCATCATCCCGTCGCGGCTGATGTCGGTGTAGACGAAGCACGACACGCCGTTCTTCTCGATCCGGCGCGCCAGGTCGACGGCGACGAGCCCCGTCACCTCCACCCATCCGCGGATCGCCACGCGGCCGTCGCGGGCGTCGATCCCCACCGCCACCTTCCCGGGGTAGGCCCGCGTGATCCGGACGACCTCCTCGGGGTCCCGGACGACGGATGTGCCCAGGATGATCCGCGACACGCCGGCTCCGAAGTACCGGGACGCCGCGTCGAAGTTCCGCACGCCGCCGCCCACCTGGACCGGGACGCCGGCGGAGGAGGCGATGCGCGTGATGATGTCCGCGTTGACCGGCTTTCCCAGGAACGCGCCGTCGAGATCGACCACGTGGAGCTGCGACGCCCCCGCCGCGACGAACTTGCGGGCGACGTCTAACGGGGAGTCGGAGAAGACCGTCGAGTCCTCCGCGCGCCCCTGGCGCAGGCGTACCGCCTTCCCTCCCTGGATGTCGATCGCCGGTATGACCTGGAACGGCATCGCCCTGCCCTCTCACGCCGCCTTGCACAGGCGGCCGAAATTTTTCAGCAGGCGCAGCCCCGCCGCCTGGCTTTTCTCCGGGTGGAACTGGACGGCGAACCGGTTCCCGCGCGCCACGGCGGCGGTGAACGGGACCCCGTACGTCGCACTGCAGACCGCCGCGTCCGGATCGGACGGCGCGGCGTAATACGAATGGACAAAGTAGAAGTACGTCCCCGACGGGATCCCTTCGAGGACGGGATGGTCCCGGAGGATCTCCACGCCGTTCCATCCCATGTGCGGCACCTTCAGTACGCCGCCGCCCTCCGCGGGCATGCCGGCGGGGAACCGGACCACCTTGCCCGGGAAGAAACCGATCCCCTCGTGCCGGCCGAACTCCTCGCTCTCGGAGAGCAGGAGCTGCATCCCCACGCAGATCCCGAGGAACGGCCGGTCCGACGCCAGGTATTCCTTCAGGAACGGAAGCAGCCCCTGCCGGACCACGTTCCCCATGCAGTCGCGGAAGGCGCCCACTCCCGGGAAGACGATCCCCCGGCAGGGCGACAGCTCCGCCGGATCGCCGCTGACGGTCACGCGGAACCCGAGCGACTCCAGCGCCTTCCCGACGCTGCGCAGGTTCCCCATGCCGTAATCGACGACGCCGATGTCCGTCAACCCATGACCCCCTTGGTGGAGAGGACGCCCTGGACGCGCGGGTCGATCCGCGACGCGTCGGACATGGCGCGCCCGAACGCCTTGAAGACGGCCTCCACCGTGTGGTGCGCGTTGGAGCCGTACTCCACGTTGACGTGCATGCACACCCCCGACGACTGCGCGAAGGCGCGGAAGAACTCCTCCACCAGCTCCACGTCGAACCTCCCCACCTTCTCGTTCCTGAGGGGGACGCGGTAGACCAGGTGCGGCCGTGCCGAGATGTCCACCGTCACCGCCGCCAGCGCCTCGATCATCGGCACCACGGAGTGGCCGTACCTCGCGATCCCCTTCATGTCGCCGAGCGCCCGCCGGAACGCCTCGCCGAGGCAGATCCCGACGTCCTCCACCAGGTGGTGGTAGTCGACCTCGATGTCCCCCTTGCCCAGGACCGTCAGGTCGAACAGCCCGTGGCGCGAGAACAGGGTGAGCATGTGGTCGAGGAACGCCACCCCCGTCTCGATCCGCGATGCCCCTTCCCCCTGGAGCCGCAGGGAAAGCTTGATGCTGGTTTCCTTCGTCGTCCGCTCGACCTGGCTTTCCCTCGTCATGGCCGCTTTCCTTTCCCCGCGAACCTCGCCCGGACCGCTTCCGCATGGGCGTCGAGCCCCTCCTTCCGCGCCAGCCGCACCACGTGGGGGGCGTCGGAGCGGAGGGCGGAAATTTCATATGATACCACGTTGGTTTTCTTGAGGAAATCGGCAACTCCGAGGGGGGAGGAGAAGCGGGCGGCGCCTCCCGTGGGCAGGGTGTGGTTGATCCCCGCGATGTAGTCCCCCACCGCAACGGGGCTGTACCGGCCCAAAAACGCCGTCCCGGCGTTGCGGATCCCCTCGAACGACTTCCAGGGGTCCCGGGTCGCGACGACCAGGTGCTCCGGCGCCAGCCGGTTGACGACCGCCACCCCTTCCGCCTGCGTCCGGACGAGGAAGCCGTCGCCGCGGGAAAGCGACGCCGCCAGGATCGCCTTCCGCGAAAGGAGCCGGGCCCGGCGCGCGATCTCCCGCTCCACCTTCCCGGGGAGCGATTCCGAGTCCGTCACCAGCGCGACGTACGCGTCCTCGTCGTGCTCCGCCTGGGAGAGCAGGTCCGCCGCCACGCACGCGGCGTCGGCGCTCCCGTCCGCCAGCACGGCCAGCTCGCTCGGTCCCGCCAGCATGTCGATCCCGACGATGCCGAAGAGCTGCCGCTTGGCCTCGGTCACGTAGGCGTTGCCGGGCCCGGCGATCACGTCGACGGCGGGCACGGAAGGCGTGCCGAAGGCCATCGCGGCGACGGCCTGCGCTCCGCCGATCCGGTACACGGCGGAGACGCCGGCGATCCGCGCCGCGGCGAGGACGACGTCGGGCACCTTCCCGCCGGGAGCGGCGCACGCGGCGATCACCTCGGGGACGCCGGCCACGCGGGCCGGGATGGCGTTCATCAGCAGGGTGGAGGGGTACGCCGCCTTGCCGCCCGGAACGTAAACTCCCGCGCGCGCGACGGGGGAAACCCGCTGCCCGATCG is a window encoding:
- a CDS encoding histidine triad nucleotide-binding protein encodes the protein MSDDCIFCKIARKEVPAQPIYEDHDLVAFADIQPVAPVHVLIVPKEHMQNLNEVGKADAPMLGKALRLAAKIANDKGVAETGYRIVINNGEQGGQVVPHLHFHLIGGRPLDHKMG
- the hisI gene encoding phosphoribosyl-AMP cyclohydrolase — protein: MKAEELIGIVKFDERGLVPVVTQDVTDNAVLMVAWANGEAIRNTFSSGHATYWSRSRKSLWVKGETSGHFQDVEEVLYDCDVDTILYRVRQQGPACHTGERSCFYRSAYRRGGKTE
- the rpsU gene encoding 30S ribosomal protein S21 gives rise to the protein MPGVRVKEEEPFESVLKRFKKQCEKAGILSEIRKREHYEKPSVKKKKKTLAARKRALKKMKKMSSR
- the hisH gene encoding imidazole glycerol phosphate synthase subunit HisH, which translates into the protein MTDIGVVDYGMGNLRSVGKALESLGFRVTVSGDPAELSPCRGIVFPGVGAFRDCMGNVVRQGLLPFLKEYLASDRPFLGICVGMQLLLSESEEFGRHEGIGFFPGKVVRFPAGMPAEGGGVLKVPHMGWNGVEILRDHPVLEGIPSGTYFYFVHSYYAAPSDPDAAVCSATYGVPFTAAVARGNRFAVQFHPEKSQAAGLRLLKNFGRLCKAA
- the dnaG gene encoding DNA primase codes for the protein MGGRISESTIREVRDRAEIVEVISETVPLSRAGANYRGLCPFHREKTPSFFVHPTRQAYKCFGCGEGGSVIDFLMKSRSLSFSDAVEELAERYGVTVRYEGGAARFRPKEDLWAILRLASETYRELLQSPSGKAGREFLKRRGITPEAEREFALGWAGHGGELMAALKKAGIDPARAEAAGLLVSSDRGHRERFRGRVLFPVADSRGRICGFGGRAVDDAVPKYLNSPESELYRKSSLLYGLHQALPSIRSDGRVVVVEGYMDLIGLWQKGIRSVVATCGTALTEFHARTLKRLSENVILFYDGDVAGKMAAVRSGGPLYAAGVSPRVLFPPKGMDPDDWAKAAPAGEIVLRIEGAGPLMEYIERGVSRKYDLESISGKLSYVRLMDKYLRWIVAPAERELYVQRVAQKTGLPAETIHRQIGQAEKGQPPPAESPAGAPDPLPEESLLLQLLAADPSLARDAREDGAFALLTDVEARELAGRLAELSERGAAEGAVALMEERLPEALRKRLSAEIVRADFPEGEARTRYPAALLALRIRARQREIETLQERMKAARSEEEKVSLLAGVLAAKKEKERLESERRSR
- the rpoD gene encoding RNA polymerase sigma factor RpoD, producing the protein MNRKMARRKAPDGIDGLVEKGRAQGFVTYDELNSVLPPNVLTGDQIDDVMEIFGENSIEVVDDYQKVPIPVANLLLGEEAAAEEEEEEAAVEEEPAVEEEFEYPGGIKGNDPVRLYLKEMGSIPLLNREGEVTLAKRIEDGEREIVSSVKSCSIALDELFRLGDKLRNGEILIRDVIKDLDEESTEEEEKAALDKVLRIVLRIRRTHQSAVEIEQRLKKGGLPEKERTLLKSKVAALHDRVVESIQEIHLKERQIEVIGDKIRRYADLVEAAEACIREVCDRVKLPGKVKDPEKELLRVFKEIREQKDGLAKAASKYHVKKDRLLEYETALKESRNAIRKVEREAGLSAPEIKVTLSSIERGERKVREAKRELVEANLRLVVSIAKKYTNRGLQFLDLIQEGNIGLMKAVDKFEYRRGYKFSTYATWWIRQAITRAIADQARTIRIPVHMIETINKLIRTSRYLVQELGREPSPEEIAERMDIPLEKVRKVLKIAKEPISLETPIGEEEDSHLGDFIEDKNTASPVDSVINIDLAEQVDKVLGSLTPREERVLRMRFGIGEKSDHTLEEVGQDFEVTRERIRQIEAKALRKLRHPSRSKRLRTFLE
- the hisA gene encoding 1-(5-phosphoribosyl)-5-[(5-phosphoribosylamino)methylideneamino]imidazole-4-carboxamide isomerase; translated protein: MPFQVIPAIDIQGGKAVRLRQGRAEDSTVFSDSPLDVARKFVAAGASQLHVVDLDGAFLGKPVNADIITRIASSAGVPVQVGGGVRNFDAASRYFGAGVSRIILGTSVVRDPEEVVRITRAYPGKVAVGIDARDGRVAIRGWVEVTGLVAVDLARRIEKNGVSCFVYTDISRDGMMVGPNFDAIREFAKGVSVPVIASGGVTTLDDVRALRAMEGEGVSGAIIGRALYDGSIDLAEALKAERR
- the hisF gene encoding imidazole glycerol phosphate synthase subunit HisF translates to MLAKRIIPCLDVRGGRVVKGVRFVDLRDAGDPVEIAARYDREEADELVFLDITASHEKRDILIDVVRKTAEQVFMPLTVGGGVRTIDDIRALLLAGADKVSINTAAVNDPELVRLSAERFGSQCTVVAIDARAVPGRPGEWEVYTHGGRKPAGIPAVEWARRMEELGAGEILLTSMDRDGTRDGYDIPLTRAVVDAVGIPVIASGGVGTLEHLLEGLTAGGADAVLAASIFHFAEHTVEDARRYLRSRGVSVRPSVASGGGQGTAGRGVTEER
- the hisB gene encoding imidazoleglycerol-phosphate dehydratase HisB; protein product: MTRESQVERTTKETSIKLSLRLQGEGASRIETGVAFLDHMLTLFSRHGLFDLTVLGKGDIEVDYHHLVEDVGICLGEAFRRALGDMKGIARYGHSVVPMIEALAAVTVDISARPHLVYRVPLRNEKVGRFDVELVEEFFRAFAQSSGVCMHVNVEYGSNAHHTVEAVFKAFGRAMSDASRIDPRVQGVLSTKGVMG
- a CDS encoding pyrimidine/purine nucleoside phosphorylase, with product MRHNRYFDDKVQSLGFSDAVGDATVGVIEPGEYAFGTSQRERMTVVAGALRYRLPGQPWLAAGPGETFEVPAGVTFEVKAEGQTAYLCRYG
- the hisD gene encoding histidinol dehydrogenase, whose amino-acid sequence is MRWVRSGTAGFREALSRASRRGVAEGAKVSAVVSEVIARIREGGDEALAEYTVKFDRFDPAAKGFAVSRGEIDAAWRRVPAALKRSLELAAERISDFHRRQIETGYGISLPGATIGQRVSPVARAGVYVPGGKAAYPSTLLMNAIPARVAGVPEVIAACAAPGGKVPDVVLAAARIAGVSAVYRIGGAQAVAAMAFGTPSVPAVDVIAGPGNAYVTEAKRQLFGIVGIDMLAGPSELAVLADGSADAACVAADLLSQAEHDEDAYVALVTDSESLPGKVEREIARRARLLSRKAILAASLSRGDGFLVRTQAEGVAVVNRLAPEHLVVATRDPWKSFEGIRNAGTAFLGRYSPVAVGDYIAGINHTLPTGGAARFSSPLGVADFLKKTNVVSYEISALRSDAPHVVRLARKEGLDAHAEAVRARFAGKGKRP
- a CDS encoding GatB/YqeY domain-containing protein, yielding MGTREQIRQDMQKAAKERDSLALSALRMAVAAIKNREIDAVTRKEISSGSELPEEGVLKVIAAMVKQRRESIELFLQGNRPELAEKEKSEIAVLERYLPQALSPGEIEALVREAIAETGAKGPADMGRLMKAVMPKVAGRADGKAVNDTVRRLLAG